From the Planktothricoides raciborskii GIHE-MW2 genome, the window CGCATCAAAAAAACTCTCAGCCCCCAACAAACCGAGTTTCTACTCGCAGCTTTGCACCTCATCCGTAAATTTACATAAAAACTCGATTTTTAAATCCGCTCCGTTCTATCTATGTCTCTGTGTTTCTATGGATCCAATCTATTCCCCATAATTATATACCATAATTATATAGCATTAACATTTTAGATGTGAAATAGGAATTTATGAAGCCTGAAAACCGGCAACAGGCATGGTCAATAATTTACTTTTGAATTTATTTTTTTAGGAATTAGCAGCACAGGTGAATTGGCTTGACATCTCAAATAAAAATGTTATATTTGGTTATAGGTAAAGATGCACAATATATTTGTCATTTTCCCGTATATCCTGCCCCCGCGTTTGGCGTCCCAGACCCGAAGTTTACTGATGCGGGGTTGGGCATTTAAGCAGCTTTCCCCAAGGTATTTGTTGGGTTTCGTGCCTTAACCCAACCTACTGTTGCTACTATCGATCTGCGGCTGAATTGTTCGTAACTTGTGTGAAACAAAATCCGGGCGATCGCGCGAGCGAAATTTATTTAGAACGGACTCAGCAACAGGTGAACGATGCTGAGTCAAAAAATCACCTTTGACATATTTGGATCAATTGCTCTACTTTATTTTCCAGATTTTGTTTATGAATCAGGCCATCGATCCAAGGGGATTCAATCTTGCTATAGCCAAATTTTGCACCGAGCAAGGCTCCGGCTACTGCGGCATTGGTATCAGCATCTCCACCTTCATTAATAATCCTTAAGATTCCTTCACGAAAGGTTTGTGCGTGTAATAATGCCCAAAATCCAGCCGCTAAAGTCTTGAGGGTATAGCCTATCTTAAATGATTCATAGTGATTTAGTCCTTCATCTAAACGGAGCATTTCTAGGGAGGATTCTTTCGCTTGTTTAAAACAATCCTCGATCTCTGGATGAAATATCTTAACTTCATTGGCAATGCTATCAACCAAAGCCTCAATATTTGAGTTGCCTTGAATTAACTGACTAATGGCGAGGCATACTGCAATACATGAGGCAATACACCGAGGATCTGCATGGGTGATTTTACAGACCTGTTCTGCATTCCAGCGAACCTGCTGGAGGTTTTGGTATTGCCAAATCCCTAAGACTGATGTTCGCATTAATCCACCATTGGCAGCGGAATTTCGACCTTTTGATTCCCAGACTTGCTGGGCAACCTGATGGGGATTTTCTATAAAATCTGGGTCATGGACGACTCGATAAACAGTGCCACCGATGCCAAAACCATCCGTAACTGCCCACTGTTTGAACCGGGTTGCAATGTCTGTTAAATTAACTTGCTCACAGATGAGCAGACTATCAAGAATGCAGAGCATTTGATCCGTATCATCAGTCCAGTCTCCGGGTTGCCAGCGCCAATCATCCAGATCCTCAAATTGATTGGTAATTTTAGAAAAGAAGCGAATTTGAGCATAGTCAGTTAAGCCATCGGGATAAATAAAATTGACTTCAGATTTTGGCATAAATTCAGTGCCAAATCCAAGGGCATCCCCGATCGCCTGCCCGAATATCACTCCCCGAATTTTATCCGCTGCGATCGCATCCATACCTGATTACCTCATTACCTGATATAGCTCATCTATAGCATCATCTATAGCATTGCTAACCAGAAACCCGGAAGAAACCCGGTTTCTTGAAGAAAGAAGAAACCCGGTTTCGCCGAAGTTACCGGGTTTCTTTTCTATAACGAAACTAATTGATTCCCACACTTATAACAAAACTTGGAATTGGTGGGATTTTTGGTGCCGCAATTGGTGCAGAAAACATGGTTTTGCTGCGGGGTTTGATCCACTGGGGGGACAGGCTGAGAAATTTTCGGGGTTTCCTTAGATATCTCAATGGTTTTTTCCGGTGTTTTCTCAGTAGTAGTGGCCGTGACTGGCAGCTTATAACGAGTAATCACATTCTGGATAATTGTCGCTTCTCGCTTATAGATGAGGCTATCTTTACCTCCCTCTTTTTCTAGTTCTATTTGCCGCTGGTTTAAGTAAGCCATGAACTGCTGATATAACTGCTGCTTTTCTCGGTCACTGTCCGCTTGTTCAAGTTTAGCCTTGACTTGCCGTTCAATTTCTTCGCGATCGCCCCGACAAGCGAGCACTTCTAACACTTGCACTGCCTCTTCCCAGGTAGAGGCAATATCCACATTTTCTTCACCGATTACGGTTTTGCGAGTATAGCGAATTACCTTTTCTTTGGTACTGCGATTTTCTTCAACCCGTAATACTTTCAGCGATCGCGCTTCAACCACTAGCTGATAAATTTGGGGATTTTCGGGAAAAATATCCCAAAACGGGGGCTCTTTTTGGATATGAACTGGAATCGGTGGGTCTTTACTTTCCCCCCGTAATTGAGCCCGTTTTGCCTCAATAGTTTGGCCTTTCCAATCTTGATAAGACTGGCGCAACTCCCGCATCCCATCAATGCTACGCAGGGAAAAACCGCCGGTTTCTTGGACAAAAACCACGCGATGCCGTTCTGCTTCTCCCAAAGGAGTCACCGCATCTTTACTGCCTACTCGTTCTTCTAATAAGGGCAATAATTTAATTGCTGCGGGATCGACAGGATTGCGACCTCCGATAACCGCAACTTTGACATTTGTAGCCGGAGTAAATCCCGCATCTTTCCCAGACATTACCGCTTGATTGAGTAAAATTAATGGCTTAGACTTGCTGTAAGCAATGCCCAATTGGGTGCGAATTTCTCCCGGATCATTGTTAAAGATTTTGAAGATGCGATCGCACGCGGCTAACTCTTTTTTCAACCGGCTACTATTCGGCGCATCCGTAATCACTCGTTGACTTTTTTGAGTAATAATTTCGATAAAATCATCATCCTGCACATCCGCCAACTCTGGCAAATTAAACAGTCGCATCACCTCATTAGAAGTGCGATTTTGTTTCCACAACGGACTTGCTTCCGCCAAAGTTTGATCCGATAAATTGCGGCAAATGCCATCCATGCCGATATGATATTTACTCTTACTCCCTTCCGTAGACCCGGCATATTGTTCGACTAAATCCTGATACAAATCATTCAACTCTTGACGATCATAAAGCTTAATTCCATTAATAACTAAAGCATCCGCACTATCCGCTTGGGCATCCGCTAACTTTTGGAAATTATCCCGCCATTGGCGTAACTTTTGATTAAAGCGGGCTAACCGTCGTTCTAACTCATCCAAATGTTCTTGTAAACGGGCAATAACCTCCAAACCCAAAAACCGGGCTTTGCGTTGAATAGTCGCAATTAAACTGCCTTCTAAACCGCCCAAGGCAGATTGACAATATTCCTCCATTTTCGCTTGTTTAGTCAACCCAAACTTATCTTTAAAATGGGCAATATCTTGCAGGGCATCCTCATATTGTTTCTGGCGTTTTTCCTCATTGGGTTGCCAGACTTTCTCCGCTTCCCGGCGAAACTTTTCGGCTGAAGCTGTAAAAATTTGCCGCATAATGCTGATAAAACTATCGGCAAACTTTGGCCCTCGGTTGCGGTCTTCCAGAATCCGATAAAATTCTTCTTCTAAAGCCTTACGTCCTTGGATAATAGTCCGATTGCGATTATCGTACATCTTTTGCAAGAAATCCCCATGCAACCGTTCGTCGGGGCTTAATTCCCGCAAGTGATTTGAGCGATATTCCTCAACTTTTGGGCTTAAATAACCATCAACAAATTGCAGAATTTTGCCTTTTTCTGCCCCCATTACACCGCCAACTCCCTGCTGGGTACATTGCAATAAATTCTCCTTAGCGATTTCATTGCGAATACTGTTCACCCAACTGGAAATTTCTGCCAAATAAGACTTATCCCCAGCAGCAGATAAATCCATAATTAACTCTATATCCGTCAACCGCATTCGCTTGAGCAGATCGTTCTGAATTAACTCAAACATTTGCGGCGGTAATTGCACTGATTCATTTAGCCACCACCGGATAAAATCAGCCCCTAAACGACTGGCTAAAGATGTGCGAATTTGGGCGATGGGAATTTCTAGAGTAGATAAGCCAAAACTCATAAAGTTTTTCGGATAGCCTCGTCCCCCTGGATCCGCCGCAGCCCAGGCACCTTTAATATTATCCCGAATTGACCGTTTATGGGGGGCAAAGTCGGAGGTTAAATCAAGGAATATATTCTGGGCAATTAGTTCGCGAATTGCCTCCAGACCAAATTCACTTTCGCCGTTTTTGGTGCCCACTAAGTAGGTAAAATCAAAGGGCGGTAATTTCTGGCGAATTTCATCCATTAAGCTACTACTATATTGAGCCACATATTCGGTGCGATGGTCAGAGAAATAACTCAATTCCATCATCGCCGCATAACCATTCGCTAAGACGCGATCGCCCACATTAATCCCCGCAAAAGCCTCTGGAGTAGGGGCAATTCCTGTCACCAAAGGACTCGATTGACCCTTTAACCAATGGCGTACACAATAGCCCAGGTCAATCATCATCCCACTGCCCGTCCCCCCGGAAAGTGACCCGACCACAAACACATTTAAACTATTTGTCACCACCTTAATGCCGTACTTATCCAGCATAATATTTTCGTGACCTTTTACTCGTTCTGCGGCCTGATTAAATGCTTTTTGAATTTTGTGATAATTGCAGAAAAAAGCAAAGCGACCACAGCCACGAATTTGGCCAGCCCCAGCTTCAATGGCGCTGAGATTTCGTTCTAATTCCGTAGGAAACCACTGGGCAATCCAGGGATAATTTTGCATATTATCCATCATATCCCGGACTTGGCGACCACTCACACTTGCCCATAACTTTTCTGAATCTTTAAACGCAGAACCTGCCGCATTCGGACTGGTGACTTTATA encodes:
- a CDS encoding ADP-ribosylglycohydrolase family protein; the encoded protein is MDAIAADKIRGVIFGQAIGDALGFGTEFMPKSEVNFIYPDGLTDYAQIRFFSKITNQFEDLDDWRWQPGDWTDDTDQMLCILDSLLICEQVNLTDIATRFKQWAVTDGFGIGGTVYRVVHDPDFIENPHQVAQQVWESKGRNSAANGGLMRTSVLGIWQYQNLQQVRWNAEQVCKITHADPRCIASCIAVCLAISQLIQGNSNIEALVDSIANEVKIFHPEIEDCFKQAKESSLEMLRLDEGLNHYESFKIGYTLKTLAAGFWALLHAQTFREGILRIINEGGDADTNAAVAGALLGAKFGYSKIESPWIDGLIHKQNLENKVEQLIQICQR
- a CDS encoding tubulin-like doman-containing protein, with product MAVTVEEKSMVPTVLIGVGGTGHEVLARVRRLVEETYGSLNNFPLISFLIIDTDKEYKVTSPNAAGSAFKDSEKLWASVSGRQVRDMMDNMQNYPWIAQWFPTELERNLSAIEAGAGQIRGCGRFAFFCNYHKIQKAFNQAAERVKGHENIMLDKYGIKVVTNSLNVFVVGSLSGGTGSGMMIDLGYCVRHWLKGQSSPLVTGIAPTPEAFAGINVGDRVLANGYAAMMELSYFSDHRTEYVAQYSSSLMDEIRQKLPPFDFTYLVGTKNGESEFGLEAIRELIAQNIFLDLTSDFAPHKRSIRDNIKGAWAAADPGGRGYPKNFMSFGLSTLEIPIAQIRTSLASRLGADFIRWWLNESVQLPPQMFELIQNDLLKRMRLTDIELIMDLSAAGDKSYLAEISSWVNSIRNEIAKENLLQCTQQGVGGVMGAEKGKILQFVDGYLSPKVEEYRSNHLRELSPDERLHGDFLQKMYDNRNRTIIQGRKALEEEFYRILEDRNRGPKFADSFISIMRQIFTASAEKFRREAEKVWQPNEEKRQKQYEDALQDIAHFKDKFGLTKQAKMEEYCQSALGGLEGSLIATIQRKARFLGLEVIARLQEHLDELERRLARFNQKLRQWRDNFQKLADAQADSADALVINGIKLYDRQELNDLYQDLVEQYAGSTEGSKSKYHIGMDGICRNLSDQTLAEASPLWKQNRTSNEVMRLFNLPELADVQDDDFIEIITQKSQRVITDAPNSSRLKKELAACDRIFKIFNNDPGEIRTQLGIAYSKSKPLILLNQAVMSGKDAGFTPATNVKVAVIGGRNPVDPAAIKLLPLLEERVGSKDAVTPLGEAERHRVVFVQETGGFSLRSIDGMRELRQSYQDWKGQTIEAKRAQLRGESKDPPIPVHIQKEPPFWDIFPENPQIYQLVVEARSLKVLRVEENRSTKEKVIRYTRKTVIGEENVDIASTWEEAVQVLEVLACRGDREEIERQVKAKLEQADSDREKQQLYQQFMAYLNQRQIELEKEGGKDSLIYKREATIIQNVITRYKLPVTATTTEKTPEKTIEISKETPKISQPVPPVDQTPQQNHVFCTNCGTKNPTNSKFCYKCGNQLVSL